In a genomic window of Passer domesticus isolate bPasDom1 chromosome 3, bPasDom1.hap1, whole genome shotgun sequence:
- the MSH5 gene encoding mutS protein homolog 5: MSATSATSCALPPAPGSEQEEQESSETHMSVLWYAGQLAITYYDTEDCSVYFMPDIPDNEDLKLLQKVIGELNPQCIVTSAKQDENIAKFLTNLTATAGDKDIGKPEIVLFPNIDFGLEVSKQRILSRQFPFIPSHMTATEKILYLSSIIPFESPLMLRALGGLLKFLDRRRVGVELEDSSIAVPILAFKKFVLSDTVNMDQDTYCVLQIFKSDIHPSVYKLSSGLKEGFSLFGILNRCRCKWGEKLLRLWLTRPTRNVTELNKRLDVINFFLLAQNHETVLTLQNCLKNIKNVPLILKRMTLSNTKVSDWHALYKTAYNAVCLRDTCRSLPNTIELFQTISRVFTDDLHYIANLISKVVDFEGSLSENRFTVRPNVDATIDEKKRKLMGLSDFLTEVAQKELETLDNHIPFCAVIYIPLIGFLLSIPRLPNMVDKTDFEIEGLDFMFLSDDKLHYRSARTKELDSLLGDLHCEIRDQETLIMHQLQTRILEKSEVLNSVIEYTAHLDVLLALAATARENAYCRPRFTHRLGFHIKDGRHPLMELCAKTFVANPVDSGEATRRIKIITGPNSSGKSVYLKQVGLIVFMALIGSYVPAAEAEIGVIDGIYTRIHSRESVSVGLSTFMIDLNQVAKAVNNATERSLVLIDEFGKGTNTLDGLSLLAAVLRYWIRQGTQCPQVFVSTNFHSLMQLDLLPDTPLLEYMTMETHQDGEELIFFYQIKQGMSTISHAANIAALAGMPAKIIERGVEVSELIRNGKPIKCLDYPSKCDRMEKCKSVVEKFLCIDLDDPQVDLEEFMSKEVLPSAASVL, from the coding sequence ATGAGTGCCACATCAGCCACGAGCTGTGCCTTGCCACCGGCGCCTGGGTCTGAGCAAGAGGAGCAAGAGAGCTCGGAGACACATATGTCTGTTCTGTGGTACGCAGGGCAGCTGGCAATTACTTACTATGATACAGAAGATTGCTCAGTGTACTTCATGCCTGACATACCTGACAATGAAGATCTCAAGCTACTGCAAAAAGTGATTGGGGAACTTAACCCTCAATGCATAGTGACCAGTGCAAAACAGGACGAGAATATTGCCAAATTCCTGACCAACCTAACAGCTACTGCTGGtgataaagacataggaaaaccagaAATTGTCCTGTTTCCCAACATAGATTTTGGTCTAGAAGTCAGCAAGCAACGGATCCTGTCTAGGCAATTTCCATTTATCCCATCTCACATGActgccacagagaaaattctctATTTGTCCTCAATCATCCCTTTCGAGAGTCCACTCATGCTACGAGCCTTAGGAGGCCTTCTTAAATTTCTAGACAGAAGAAGGGTTGGAGTTGAACTTGAAGACAGCAGTATAGCAGTTCCTATTTTGGCCTTTAAAAAATTTGTGCTATCAGATACTGTGAATATGGACCAAGACACTTACTGTGTTCTGCAGATATTTAAAAGTGATATCCATCCTTCTGTGTACAAGCTATCCAGTGGACTAAAAGAAGGATTTAGcttatttggaattttaaaccGTTGCAGATGCAAATGGGGAGAAAAACTGCTGAGGTTGTGGCTCACACGACCTACCCGTAACGTGACAGAGCTGAACAAACGGCTGGATGTTATCAACTTCTTCCTGCTAGCTCAGAACCATGAAACAGTCCTCACTCTTCAAAACTGCCtcaagaatattaaaaatgtgCCTCTTATTTTAAAGAGAATGACTCTTTCCAACACAAAAGTTAGTGACTGGCACGCACTGTATAAGACAGCGTACAATGCAGTGTGCCTTAGAGATACGTGTCGTTCTTTGCCCAACACTATTGAACTTTTTCAGACTATTTCACGTGTCTTCACTGATGATCTGCACTACATTGCTAATCTGATCAGCAAAGTGGTAGACTTTGAAGGCAGCCTCTCCGAGAACCGCTTCACTGTTAGACCCAATGTAGATGCCACGATTGATGAGAAGAAACGAAAGCTGATGGGACTGTCAGACTTCCTTACAGAAGTGGCACAAAAAGAACTAGAGACTTTGGACAATCATATTCCCTTCTGTGCTGTAATCTACATTCCTTTGATTGGGTTCCTTCTCTCCATTCCACGGCTACCAAATATGGTGGATAAGACTGACTTTGAAATTGAAGGCTTGGACTTCATGTTCTTGTCAGATGATAAACTGCACTACAGAAGTGCCCGGACCAAGGAGCTAGACAGCCTGCTGGGTGACTTGCACTGTGAGATCAGAGACCAGGAAACACTCatcatgcaccagctgcagacAAGGATCTTGGAGAAGTCTGAAGTACTTAACAGCGTGATCGAGTACACTGCGCACCTGGATGTGCTGCTAGCCTTGGCAGCGACGGCGCGGGAGAACGCCTACTGCCGCCCTCGCTTTACTCACCGCCTCGGCTTCCACATCAAGGACGGAAGGCATCCGCTCATGGAACTATGTGCAAAGACTTTCGTGGCCAATCCTGTGGACAGTGGTGAGGCTACCAGACGAATAAAGATCATCACAGGGCCCAACTCTTCTGGAAAGAGTGTTTACTTAAAGCAAGTAGGTCTTATAGTGTTCATGGCTCTAATCGGCAGttatgtccctgcagcagaggcagagaTTGGAGTAATTGATGGGATTTACACAAGAATCCACAGTAGGGAATCAGTTTCTGTAGGGCTCTCCACATTCATGATTGATCTTAACCAGGTTGCCAAGGCTGTAAACAATGCCACAGAGAGGTCCCTGGTACTTATTGATGAGTTTGGTAAAGGCACCAACACACTGGATGGCCTGTCCCTTCTGGCTGCTGTCCTGAGGTACTGGATCAGACAAGGAACACAGTGTCCGCAGGTCTTTGTCTCCACTAATTTTCACAGTTTAATGCAGCTAGATCTCCTGCCTGACACACCTCTTCTGGAATACATGACCATGGAGACCCATCAGGATGGAGAGGAGTTGATATTTTTCTACCAGATCAAACAGGGCATGTCCACCATTAGTCATGCTGCCAATATTGCTGCATTAGCAGGAATGCCAGCCAAAATTATTGAAAGAGGAGTGGAAGTATCAGAACTGATTCGCAATGGAAAACCTATCAAATGTCTTGATTATCCTTCAAAATGTGATAGGATGGAAAAATGCAAGTCTGTTGTGGAAAAGTTTCTTTGCATAGACCTTGATGATCCCCAGGTGGACTTGGAAGAGTTCATGTCTAAAGAGGTGTTGCCTTCTGCAGCCTCAGTCCTGTAG